The following proteins are encoded in a genomic region of Sorangiineae bacterium MSr12523:
- a CDS encoding amino acid adenylation domain-containing protein produces MRREDFRTFGGVLCRRAELHPDALAYSFLGDGETETDRLTFSELDARARAIAARLSREGAFGRPVLLLYPPGLDYVAGFFGCLYAGAIAVPLYPPDPRRVSRTLPRLLAVVADAGSELALTTDDIRVVLEGYVEQAPALRTMRWIVTDRGLDPAPHFDPREEPEGLAYLQYTSGSTGDPKGVMVTHANLLENCADMSEVWRLDEQSRMVSWLPLFHDMGLIAGMLLPLYLGNPTQLMSPLSFVANPVHWLRAIDRFGGTISGAPNFAYDLCVAKVREADRDTLDLSRWRTAFNAAEPVRASTIRKFTETFAWSGFRRDTFYPSYGLAEATLIVTAGKPARVSRTLWVDAEALGQGRLAVTSPAAPGAKELASCGTVVPSQELAIVDPDTRAACADGEIGEVWVRGRAVTRGYRHRPEENERTFLARTETGEGPYLRTGDLGFRYEGELYLASRHKDLIIVRGRNHYPQDLERASENSDPMLRLGCVAAFATEDDARVIVLQEVREEGTDADYARAMQAIRIAVAEECEVRLAEVALVARGELFKTSSGKIQRRLCRSRYLEGALRVLAVQSLDTEESSDEEVAAPPELPIESRVRRVVGQALRAETAEIDAQTPLVALGLDSLTSIEVCNALAAEFGMHIEQVDLLDRMTLAALMARVGTSTEASAPAVPVAAMEATPEADLSPGQRALWFLHQLEPESPSYNQIFAANVRSALDVQALHAALDRLVSRHAVLRTTYGEREGKPFQRVHERLPVAFTHVDGRTWDEARVEAKLAEETHRPFDLIDGPVLRVCVIDRGACEAVLLLAVHHIAMDFWSLGILVDELGTCYRAALEGRDPELGPVPPSYAAYVHATHAALEGPAGETHWAYWREALAHRPPVIDLPAAARRPPVWTNRGAAHTFHVPAALAGPLRALASAEGVTLYTALLAAFQTLLHRHGAAEDMVIGSPTAGRRNPALADTLGYFVNLVPLRADLSGRPSFRELLARTKGMVLGALAHQDYPLSELVDRLGVERDASRSPLFDVVFLVQKPYRMPDSQMVRFALGEPGARLDVGGLALESRGVAQNLARFDLELWIVEEADGLLGSIRYGTDLFDAATIARMSQHLVRLLESAVREPDRPVAALPMLAEAEHAQMVTAWNDTAHPYPADRCLHELFEASAIATPEATAVLFENERLDYRELDAWANRIAHHLVAQGIGRGSPVAVVLDRSLEMVPALLGILKAGGTYVPIEPSYPDVRIADTCRALDVGYVLTQIEHAPRLGALLEPCGILCLDDRAALAGRPATSPGCPVRPEDRAYVILTSGSTGTPKGVVLQHRPVVNTIDWVNRRYGIGARDRVLFLTSLCFDLSVYDVFGLLAAGGSIRIASARDVTDPTRLLDWLCSGEITFWDSAPAALRQLAPFLETADYDWSKSRLRLVFLSGDWIPVTLPGQIAARFPKARVVGLGGATEAAIWSNFHDIERVDPAWPSIPYGRPIQNARYYVLDADRHPCPIGVPGELYIGGECLALGYAGDPDLSAAKFVPDPYGLRPDAIMYRTGDRARFWADGTIEFLGRVDAMVKVRGYRVEPGEIETLLNQHPRVREAAVMARGERTDSKLVAYVTPAAETTEGPSAARIDEWTKVFDDVYASAPDVEDPSFNLAGWVDGHTGLPFPSEDMREWVDTTVARILELAPQRVLEIGCGTGLLLARVAPHCRHYLATDVSATALAHVRERVLTPELAARVELQQLGADQLGALGERRFDLVVINSVAQYFPSLDYLVDVVRAAAAMLAPGGAIFLGDVRNLALAEALRLSVQLHRADDAMPVESLLRHATAAEERERELLLHPALFSELTVRLPGLASAKVLLKRGASRNELTRFRVDAILSTCETPAPTRWAWHGEALTDMAARIASERPAKVRITDLPDDRLATLSHARHVLQAERPATVGGLRAAMRAASGIDPETACRLVEHLPGGAESWSAEAHWPESGAAGRFDLVVADRRAPAGALLERRIGSGLDWSALANVPAHREKDTLVAALREYLRERLPEYMIPSAFVLLPNGLPVTRNGKLDRQALPEPDDARAAVDTEFVQATNPTQALLAKIWSEVLGVAQVGVHDRFFELGGDSILGIQVVAKAARHGVRLVPRDLFQHQTIAELAAAADRARLRTDALETETEAGELPLTPIQHWFFGLELPQPGHFNQSFVVEATGDFSVERLERAVQQVFGQHDALRMRYWQDREGWHTRYDPHALPVVIDRALEPADVRALAAEYNAKLDVVDGPLARVVLFHTAEGSCRRLLVVVHHLAIDGVSWWVLLDQLGSALRGTENAAPPASFRRWAKALTRTAARPELARQIPEWARLLSGPVDPLPGQHGPNTEGAARTERRALGEAETESLLTRANTAYRTHTDELLLTALAGALHRWAGIRRVRIDLEGHGREMDPSSMPDASSTVGWFTTITPLRLDLHGIDPWTEPGRALTALKEQRRAVPGGPADFGLLRYLDDAGKRALGELPAANIGFNYLGQLDRVGNSTFRLAPEAADPWRGAANPRPYPLEINCHVRHGRFEIAITHDPHRHDPASASALADAYVGALRALIAHCTSEGAGAYSPSDFPVAGLDQRRLEAVLGSFRRARQDKAPKQPAPSGPTGEP; encoded by the coding sequence ATGCGGCGAGAGGACTTCCGAACGTTTGGTGGCGTACTTTGCCGTCGCGCAGAGCTCCATCCAGATGCCTTGGCTTACAGCTTTCTCGGAGATGGCGAGACCGAGACCGACCGGTTGACCTTTTCCGAACTGGACGCGCGCGCCCGCGCCATCGCTGCACGACTGAGCCGTGAAGGCGCCTTCGGTCGACCGGTTCTGCTGTTGTACCCACCGGGGTTGGACTACGTGGCCGGCTTCTTTGGCTGCCTGTACGCCGGCGCCATCGCGGTCCCGCTCTATCCACCGGATCCGCGCCGCGTGTCGCGCACCCTTCCGCGCCTTCTCGCGGTGGTGGCGGACGCCGGCTCGGAACTGGCGCTCACCACCGACGACATCCGCGTGGTGCTCGAGGGCTACGTGGAGCAGGCCCCGGCGCTGCGCACGATGCGGTGGATCGTCACGGACCGCGGCCTCGATCCCGCGCCGCACTTCGACCCGCGCGAGGAGCCCGAGGGGCTCGCGTATTTGCAATACACGTCCGGATCGACGGGCGATCCAAAGGGCGTGATGGTCACGCACGCCAACCTGCTCGAGAACTGCGCCGACATGAGCGAGGTTTGGCGGCTCGACGAACAGAGTCGCATGGTCTCGTGGCTGCCGCTGTTCCACGACATGGGACTCATCGCGGGCATGCTCTTGCCGCTGTACCTGGGCAATCCCACGCAGCTGATGTCGCCGCTGTCCTTCGTGGCGAATCCGGTGCACTGGTTGCGCGCCATCGATCGATTCGGCGGCACCATCAGCGGCGCGCCCAATTTCGCCTACGATCTTTGCGTGGCGAAAGTCCGCGAGGCGGACCGCGACACGTTGGATTTGAGCCGATGGCGAACCGCTTTCAACGCCGCCGAGCCGGTTCGAGCGAGCACGATCCGCAAGTTTACCGAGACGTTCGCCTGGTCGGGGTTTCGCCGCGACACATTTTATCCAAGCTATGGACTCGCCGAGGCGACGTTGATCGTCACCGCCGGTAAACCGGCGCGGGTCAGTCGGACGCTCTGGGTCGACGCCGAGGCACTCGGCCAAGGACGGCTCGCGGTCACCTCGCCCGCGGCGCCGGGCGCGAAGGAGCTCGCAAGCTGCGGCACCGTGGTCCCCAGCCAGGAATTGGCCATCGTGGATCCCGACACGCGGGCGGCGTGTGCGGATGGCGAAATTGGCGAGGTCTGGGTGCGCGGGCGCGCCGTCACCCGCGGCTACCGCCATCGGCCGGAGGAAAATGAGCGCACGTTCCTCGCGCGCACCGAGACCGGTGAAGGCCCTTACCTGCGCACGGGTGATTTGGGCTTTCGGTACGAGGGCGAGCTGTATTTGGCATCGCGGCACAAGGACCTGATCATCGTCCGCGGGCGCAATCATTATCCGCAGGACCTCGAGCGCGCCTCGGAAAACAGCGATCCGATGCTGCGTCTGGGCTGCGTGGCCGCCTTTGCCACCGAGGACGATGCGCGCGTGATCGTCCTGCAGGAGGTGCGCGAGGAAGGCACCGACGCGGACTACGCCCGTGCGATGCAGGCCATTCGCATCGCCGTCGCGGAAGAGTGCGAGGTGCGGCTGGCGGAGGTGGCCCTGGTCGCGCGCGGCGAATTGTTCAAGACGTCCAGCGGCAAAATTCAGCGCCGTTTGTGCCGCAGCCGCTACCTGGAGGGCGCACTGCGGGTGCTCGCCGTGCAGTCGCTGGACACGGAGGAGTCTTCAGACGAAGAGGTGGCGGCTCCGCCCGAGCTCCCCATCGAGTCGCGCGTGCGCCGTGTCGTTGGCCAAGCCCTGCGCGCGGAAACGGCGGAGATCGATGCGCAGACGCCCCTCGTCGCGTTGGGTCTGGATTCGCTGACGTCGATCGAGGTGTGCAATGCGCTGGCCGCGGAATTCGGCATGCACATCGAGCAGGTCGACCTGTTGGATCGCATGACCCTGGCCGCGCTGATGGCGCGCGTCGGCACGAGCACGGAAGCGAGCGCGCCCGCCGTCCCCGTCGCGGCGATGGAAGCCACGCCGGAGGCGGACTTGTCCCCGGGGCAGCGCGCGCTTTGGTTCCTGCACCAGCTCGAGCCCGAGAGCCCTTCGTACAACCAGATCTTCGCGGCCAACGTCCGCAGCGCGCTCGATGTGCAGGCGCTGCACGCGGCGCTGGATCGCCTCGTTTCGAGGCACGCGGTGCTGCGCACCACCTACGGCGAACGCGAAGGTAAGCCCTTCCAACGCGTACACGAACGGCTGCCGGTGGCCTTCACCCACGTGGACGGTCGCACCTGGGACGAAGCGCGCGTCGAGGCCAAGCTTGCCGAGGAGACGCATCGCCCCTTCGACTTGATCGACGGGCCCGTGCTCCGCGTCTGCGTGATCGACCGGGGCGCGTGCGAGGCCGTGTTGCTTCTGGCGGTGCACCACATCGCCATGGACTTCTGGTCCCTGGGCATCCTCGTGGATGAATTGGGCACCTGTTACCGAGCCGCGCTCGAGGGTCGCGATCCCGAGCTGGGACCGGTCCCGCCGAGCTACGCGGCCTACGTGCACGCGACCCATGCCGCGCTGGAGGGCCCCGCCGGCGAAACGCATTGGGCGTATTGGCGCGAGGCTCTCGCGCACCGCCCGCCGGTGATCGACTTGCCCGCGGCCGCCCGGCGCCCTCCGGTCTGGACCAACCGGGGCGCAGCGCACACCTTCCACGTGCCGGCCGCACTCGCCGGGCCGCTCCGCGCACTGGCAAGCGCCGAGGGCGTCACCCTTTACACGGCGCTGCTGGCCGCGTTTCAAACGCTCCTGCACCGCCATGGCGCCGCCGAAGACATGGTGATCGGCTCGCCCACGGCGGGGCGGCGCAATCCCGCCTTGGCCGATACCCTCGGCTACTTCGTCAACCTCGTGCCATTGCGCGCCGATCTCTCCGGGCGGCCAAGCTTCCGCGAGCTTCTCGCGCGCACGAAGGGCATGGTGCTGGGCGCCCTCGCCCATCAAGACTACCCGCTCTCCGAGCTCGTCGACCGCCTTGGCGTGGAGCGCGATGCCAGCCGCTCGCCTTTGTTCGACGTCGTATTCCTGGTGCAGAAGCCCTACCGCATGCCCGACAGCCAAATGGTGCGTTTTGCGCTGGGCGAGCCGGGCGCGCGACTCGACGTGGGCGGTCTCGCGCTGGAATCCCGCGGGGTGGCGCAAAACCTGGCACGCTTCGATCTGGAGCTGTGGATCGTCGAAGAGGCGGATGGCTTGCTCGGATCCATCCGGTACGGCACCGATCTGTTCGACGCAGCCACGATTGCGCGCATGTCGCAGCACTTGGTTCGTCTTCTGGAGTCGGCCGTGCGCGAACCCGATCGCCCGGTGGCCGCGTTGCCGATGCTCGCCGAGGCCGAGCATGCCCAGATGGTGACGGCCTGGAACGATACCGCGCACCCCTACCCGGCGGATCGGTGCCTGCACGAGCTGTTCGAAGCCTCCGCCATTGCCACACCCGAGGCCACGGCGGTGCTCTTCGAAAACGAGCGCCTCGATTACCGAGAGCTCGATGCGTGGGCCAATCGCATTGCGCACCACCTCGTGGCGCAGGGCATCGGCCGCGGAAGCCCTGTGGCCGTCGTGCTCGATCGCAGCCTCGAGATGGTGCCCGCCCTTCTCGGCATTTTGAAGGCCGGCGGCACCTACGTGCCCATCGAGCCGTCCTATCCTGACGTGCGCATCGCCGACACCTGCCGCGCGCTCGACGTGGGCTATGTGCTCACCCAGATCGAACACGCCCCCAGGCTGGGCGCCTTGCTCGAGCCATGCGGCATCCTTTGCCTCGACGACCGCGCCGCATTGGCGGGGCGCCCTGCGACCAGCCCGGGATGTCCCGTGCGTCCCGAAGACCGAGCCTACGTCATCCTCACCTCCGGCTCGACGGGAACGCCCAAAGGCGTGGTCCTGCAACACCGCCCGGTGGTCAACACCATCGACTGGGTCAATCGGCGCTACGGCATCGGCGCGCGGGACCGAGTCCTCTTTCTCACGTCGCTCTGTTTCGATCTGTCGGTCTACGACGTTTTCGGTTTGCTCGCGGCGGGAGGATCGATCCGAATCGCATCGGCGCGCGATGTCACCGATCCGACGCGATTGCTCGACTGGCTCTGTTCCGGTGAAATCACCTTCTGGGATTCGGCGCCCGCCGCCTTGCGCCAACTGGCGCCCTTCCTCGAGACTGCAGATTACGACTGGAGCAAAAGCCGTTTGCGGCTCGTGTTCCTTTCCGGCGATTGGATCCCCGTCACCTTGCCCGGCCAGATCGCCGCGCGCTTCCCCAAGGCCCGCGTGGTCGGCCTGGGCGGTGCCACGGAGGCCGCCATCTGGTCGAACTTCCACGACATCGAGCGCGTCGACCCTGCGTGGCCGAGCATCCCCTACGGCCGCCCGATCCAGAATGCGCGCTACTATGTGCTCGATGCCGATCGGCATCCGTGTCCGATCGGCGTGCCCGGCGAGTTGTACATCGGCGGCGAGTGCCTCGCCCTGGGCTACGCCGGCGATCCCGACTTGAGCGCGGCGAAGTTCGTGCCCGATCCGTACGGCCTGCGTCCCGATGCGATCATGTACCGCACGGGCGATCGCGCGCGCTTCTGGGCCGATGGGACCATCGAGTTTCTCGGCCGCGTCGACGCCATGGTGAAGGTGCGCGGCTACCGCGTGGAACCCGGCGAAATCGAGACGTTGCTGAACCAGCATCCGCGCGTGCGCGAGGCCGCGGTCATGGCCCGGGGCGAGCGCACGGACAGCAAGCTAGTCGCCTACGTCACACCCGCTGCGGAAACGACGGAAGGTCCGTCCGCGGCACGGATCGATGAGTGGACGAAGGTCTTCGACGACGTCTACGCCAGCGCACCCGATGTCGAGGACCCATCGTTCAACTTGGCCGGGTGGGTCGACGGACACACGGGACTGCCCTTTCCTTCCGAAGACATGCGCGAATGGGTCGATACCACGGTCGCGCGGATCCTCGAGCTGGCACCGCAGCGCGTGCTGGAGATCGGCTGCGGCACGGGCCTCTTGCTCGCGCGCGTGGCCCCGCACTGTCGCCATTACCTCGCCACGGACGTATCGGCGACCGCGCTGGCGCATGTCCGCGAGCGCGTCCTGACCCCCGAGCTCGCAGCCCGCGTCGAACTGCAGCAACTCGGTGCGGACCAATTGGGTGCGCTCGGCGAGCGCCGTTTCGATCTGGTCGTGATCAACTCGGTGGCGCAGTACTTCCCGAGCCTCGATTACCTCGTCGACGTTGTGCGCGCGGCGGCGGCCATGCTGGCCCCGGGAGGCGCTATTTTCCTGGGCGACGTCCGCAATCTCGCTTTGGCAGAAGCACTTCGCCTGTCCGTGCAACTCCATCGCGCAGACGATGCGATGCCCGTCGAATCGCTGCTGCGGCATGCGACGGCCGCCGAAGAACGCGAGCGCGAGCTGCTCCTGCATCCGGCGTTGTTCTCCGAGCTGACGGTGCGCCTGCCCGGGCTTGCATCCGCCAAGGTGCTGCTCAAACGCGGCGCGAGCCGCAACGAGCTCACGCGGTTCCGTGTCGATGCGATCCTGTCGACATGCGAGACGCCGGCCCCGACCCGCTGGGCGTGGCACGGCGAGGCGCTGACCGACATGGCAGCCCGAATTGCCTCGGAGCGGCCGGCAAAGGTGCGCATCACGGATCTGCCCGACGATCGCCTCGCCACATTGAGCCACGCGCGGCACGTTCTCCAGGCGGAGCGGCCCGCGACCGTTGGGGGGTTGCGTGCCGCGATGCGTGCCGCATCCGGCATCGATCCGGAGACGGCCTGTCGGCTGGTGGAGCATCTGCCCGGCGGTGCGGAGTCGTGGTCCGCCGAGGCGCATTGGCCGGAGTCGGGCGCCGCGGGTCGGTTCGACCTCGTGGTGGCGGATCGACGCGCCCCCGCGGGCGCTCTCCTCGAAAGGAGAATCGGCTCCGGACTGGATTGGTCCGCCCTCGCGAACGTGCCGGCGCACCGCGAAAAGGACACACTCGTCGCGGCCTTGCGTGAGTACCTGCGCGAGCGCCTGCCCGAATACATGATTCCTTCCGCGTTCGTCCTTCTGCCCAATGGCCTCCCGGTCACGCGCAACGGCAAGCTGGATCGGCAGGCTTTGCCCGAGCCCGACGACGCGCGCGCGGCCGTGGACACGGAGTTCGTGCAGGCTACGAACCCCACGCAAGCCTTGCTCGCGAAGATCTGGAGCGAAGTCCTCGGGGTCGCCCAAGTGGGCGTGCACGATCGCTTCTTCGAGCTGGGCGGCGACTCCATACTTGGAATCCAGGTCGTCGCCAAGGCAGCCCGGCATGGCGTCCGCTTGGTTCCGCGGGATCTCTTTCAGCATCAGACGATCGCGGAACTCGCAGCGGCCGCGGATCGCGCGCGGCTTCGCACCGATGCGCTGGAGACCGAGACCGAGGCAGGCGAGCTGCCGCTCACACCGATACAGCATTGGTTCTTCGGGCTGGAGCTGCCGCAGCCAGGGCACTTCAATCAGTCCTTCGTCGTCGAAGCGACGGGGGACTTCTCTGTCGAGCGCCTCGAGCGCGCGGTCCAGCAGGTCTTCGGCCAGCACGATGCCCTGCGCATGCGCTACTGGCAGGATCGCGAGGGGTGGCACACGCGCTACGATCCGCACGCGCTGCCCGTCGTCATCGATCGCGCACTCGAGCCGGCGGACGTGCGGGCACTCGCGGCCGAGTACAATGCCAAGCTCGATGTGGTCGATGGGCCGCTGGCCCGGGTGGTGCTGTTTCATACCGCCGAAGGATCGTGCCGGCGGCTGCTCGTCGTCGTGCACCACCTCGCCATCGATGGAGTCTCGTGGTGGGTGCTGCTGGATCAACTGGGCTCGGCCCTGCGTGGCACCGAGAACGCGGCTCCGCCGGCCTCTTTCCGCCGATGGGCCAAGGCACTGACGCGCACGGCGGCGCGGCCCGAGCTCGCGCGCCAGATTCCGGAGTGGGCGCGCCTGCTCTCGGGGCCGGTGGATCCGTTGCCGGGGCAACATGGTCCGAACACGGAAGGGGCGGCCCGCACCGAGCGACGCGCCCTCGGGGAGGCGGAGACCGAGAGCCTGCTCACCCGGGCGAACACCGCGTACCGCACGCACACCGACGAGCTTCTCCTCACCGCGCTCGCGGGCGCGCTGCATCGTTGGGCCGGTATTCGCCGCGTACGCATCGATCTCGAGGGGCATGGCCGTGAAATGGATCCGTCGAGCATGCCCGACGCATCGAGCACGGTCGGCTGGTTCACCACCATCACGCCGCTGCGGCTCGACCTGCACGGCATCGACCCTTGGACCGAGCCCGGGCGCGCACTCACCGCCTTGAAAGAGCAGCGCCGCGCCGTGCCCGGTGGGCCCGCCGACTTCGGGCTTTTGCGCTACCTCGACGACGCTGGCAAGCGCGCCTTGGGCGAGCTCCCCGCCGCGAACATCGGATTCAACTACCTCGGACAGCTCGATCGCGTCGGAAATTCCACCTTCCGCCTCGCCCCCGAGGCAGCCGACCCCTGGCGAGGCGCCGCCAATCCTCGCCCCTACCCTCTGGAGATCAATTGCCACGTGCGACACGGCCGCTTCGAAATCGCCATCACGCATGACCCTCACCGCCACGATCCGGCAAGCGCCTCGGCGTTGGCTGACGCTTACGTCGGAGCCTTGCGCGCCCTGATTGCGCACTGTACGAGCGAAGGTGCCGGCGCCTATTCGCCGTCGGACTTCCCGGTGGCCGGATTGGATCAACGCCGGCTCGAGGCGGTGCTCGGTTCCTTCCGGCGCGCGCGGCAGGACAAGGCGCCGAAGCAACCCGCGCCGAGCGGCCCGACGGGGGAGCCATGA
- a CDS encoding MFS transporter, with protein MNQDDLRMPGSGNIWQNRSFLLLFAGEGISALGDAVTMTAIPLIVIQETGSGTQVGIVALLQFIPQVAFCLLAGALADRWNRRRMMLASNVGRALLTALIPLASILGRPVVPLLYLVAVPLGLLSAMFAAGYQAALPSLVRKEQLGTAAGYVNASVTLGYIMGPALAGALAHTLGAGTTMAIDAMTFLVSVTLLAFLRVPAHALDSVKPSILGELWEGVAFTFRQPSMRVLTSLVLLESVASAPLVTAITVHVVRHGMSSAVLGTILSAGGLGAATGYALGGKLAHGRAKPVLLGSLAGAGLVNLFIGHFTSPLPLIAGVFLSSALNASFLSVNLALRLTLIPDELQGRAGSTMQTFAMAAMGIGTLLGGALIDWTSGASAIRASGAACILVGCAFARAAPYPEVPA; from the coding sequence ATGAATCAAGACGACCTGCGCATGCCCGGCAGCGGAAACATTTGGCAGAATCGGAGCTTCCTGCTGCTCTTTGCCGGTGAAGGTATATCGGCACTCGGCGACGCGGTGACGATGACGGCCATTCCGTTGATTGTCATTCAGGAAACCGGGTCGGGGACGCAGGTCGGCATCGTGGCCCTTCTGCAGTTCATTCCGCAGGTAGCATTCTGTCTGCTGGCAGGGGCATTGGCCGATCGATGGAATCGGCGTCGTATGATGCTCGCATCCAACGTGGGGCGTGCCCTGCTCACCGCGTTGATTCCCCTCGCCAGCATCCTCGGGCGGCCGGTGGTACCGCTGCTTTATCTCGTGGCGGTACCGCTCGGTCTTCTCAGTGCGATGTTTGCAGCCGGATACCAGGCGGCGCTTCCGAGCCTCGTGCGAAAAGAGCAGCTCGGAACGGCCGCCGGGTATGTCAACGCCTCGGTCACCCTCGGCTACATCATGGGGCCGGCCCTCGCCGGGGCGTTGGCCCATACCCTGGGCGCGGGCACCACCATGGCCATCGACGCGATGACGTTTCTCGTGTCGGTGACCTTGCTCGCCTTCCTACGGGTCCCCGCCCACGCGCTCGATTCCGTGAAACCGAGCATCCTCGGTGAATTGTGGGAGGGCGTCGCGTTCACGTTTCGTCAGCCATCGATGCGCGTGCTCACGTCGCTGGTGCTGCTCGAGTCCGTGGCGAGTGCGCCATTGGTCACGGCCATCACGGTGCACGTCGTTCGCCATGGAATGTCGTCGGCCGTGCTCGGGACGATCCTCTCCGCGGGTGGCCTGGGCGCCGCCACGGGGTATGCGCTCGGCGGAAAGCTTGCCCACGGCCGCGCCAAACCGGTGCTGCTCGGGAGCTTGGCCGGCGCGGGCCTCGTCAATCTGTTCATTGGTCATTTCACATCGCCGCTGCCGCTCATTGCCGGCGTCTTTCTCTCGAGCGCGTTGAACGCGTCGTTTCTTAGCGTCAACCTCGCCCTGCGACTGACACTCATCCCCGACGAACTGCAAGGCCGTGCGGGCAGCACCATGCAAACCTTCGCCATGGCCGCCATGGGCATTGGAACGCTCCTCGGCGGAGCCCTCATCGATTGGACGAGCGGCGCCTCCGCCATTCGCGCATCCGGTGCGGCATGCATTCTCGTGGGCTGCGCTTTCGCAAGGGCCGCACCGTACCCGGAGGTCCCCGCATGA
- a CDS encoding MbtH family NRPS accessory protein, with protein sequence MSRDDDKSIYKVVVNHEEQYSIWPNARDNALGWNDAGKVGTKEECLAYIKEVWTDMRPLSLRTAQNASAV encoded by the coding sequence ATGAGTCGAGATGACGACAAATCAATCTACAAAGTCGTAGTCAATCACGAAGAACAATATTCCATTTGGCCGAATGCGCGGGACAATGCTCTAGGGTGGAACGACGCTGGAAAGGTCGGCACCAAAGAAGAATGCCTCGCGTACATCAAGGAGGTGTGGACAGACATGCGTCCCCTGAGTTTGCGCACGGCGCAGAATGCGAGCGCCGTATGA
- the argH gene encoding argininosuccinate lyase produces MKAPSNPWAGRFREGMSDRLVRFNTSLPIETRLFEADVRASMAHVSMLSATGLLTAEEGAALERGLGAIREEWLAGRIELDPELEDIHMNLEMLLTQRLGEVGKKVHTARSRNDQQAAAQRIFFKESTLHLAERVKLLERTLLDHCKRHGHLVMPSYTHLQRAEFTSYAHWASTYVVMLDRDRTRLLDGVRRADECPLGGCASTGSSLGIDRWKTATQLGFRRPTMHSIDSVSDRDYLVEFTAHAALLMVHLSRFAEEIIIFTSQEFGFLRLADAYCTGSSIMPQKKNPDVLELVRGKAATAMGDAMSLLALVKNLTLGYNKDVQEDKTSWFSALDACVSSVDIMSDIVRTMEPVAHRMREATRSGHILATEYANYLVRRGLPFREAHHVVGELVRKAEDRGVDVSELELAELRAACPHFADDVRELTIEGVIRGKNSAGSCGSEAMARLYDELESLLDEPKENEQGTKT; encoded by the coding sequence ATGAAGGCGCCCTCGAATCCGTGGGCGGGCCGCTTTCGCGAGGGCATGTCCGACAGGCTGGTGCGCTTCAACACGAGCCTGCCTATCGAGACCCGCCTGTTCGAGGCCGACGTGCGCGCATCCATGGCCCACGTGTCGATGCTGAGCGCGACGGGCTTGCTCACCGCCGAAGAAGGCGCGGCGCTGGAACGGGGGCTCGGCGCCATCCGCGAAGAATGGCTCGCCGGCCGCATCGAGCTCGATCCCGAGCTCGAAGATATCCACATGAACCTCGAGATGCTTTTGACCCAGCGTCTCGGCGAGGTGGGAAAGAAGGTCCACACCGCGCGCAGCCGCAACGATCAGCAGGCCGCGGCGCAGCGGATCTTCTTCAAAGAGTCCACGTTGCATCTGGCCGAGCGCGTGAAGCTCCTCGAGCGCACCTTGCTCGACCATTGCAAACGACATGGCCATCTGGTCATGCCCTCGTATACGCACTTGCAGCGCGCGGAGTTCACCAGCTACGCGCACTGGGCAAGCACCTACGTGGTCATGCTGGACCGCGACCGGACGCGCCTCCTCGACGGCGTCCGCCGTGCCGACGAGTGCCCGCTGGGAGGGTGCGCCTCCACCGGGAGCTCGCTGGGCATCGACCGCTGGAAGACCGCCACGCAGCTCGGCTTCCGGCGGCCCACGATGCACAGCATCGATTCGGTGTCGGACCGCGATTATCTGGTGGAGTTCACCGCGCACGCGGCGCTTCTCATGGTCCACCTCTCGCGGTTCGCCGAGGAGATCATCATCTTCACCTCGCAGGAATTCGGCTTTTTGCGGCTGGCGGATGCCTATTGCACGGGCAGCTCCATCATGCCGCAAAAGAAGAATCCCGACGTGCTCGAGCTGGTGCGCGGAAAGGCGGCAACGGCCATGGGAGACGCCATGAGCCTCCTCGCCTTGGTGAAGAATTTGACGCTCGGGTACAACAAGGACGTCCAGGAGGACAAGACGTCGTGGTTTTCGGCCTTGGATGCGTGCGTCTCCAGCGTCGACATCATGAGCGACATCGTTCGCACGATGGAACCCGTCGCCCATCGAATGCGCGAGGCCACGCGCAGCGGGCACATTCTCGCGACCGAATATGCCAATTATCTGGTGCGCCGCGGGCTTCCCTTCCGGGAAGCGCACCACGTCGTCGGCGAGTTGGTGCGCAAAGCCGAAGACCGCGGCGTCGACGTCTCCGAGCTCGAGCTGGCCGAGCTCCGCGCCGCCTGCCCCCATTTCGCGGACGACGTGCGCGAGCTGACCATCGAGGGTGTCATCCGTGGAAAGAACTCCGCCGGCTCCTGCGGCTCGGAAGCCATGGCGCGACTCTACGACGAACTGGAAAGCCTACTCGACGAACCAAAGGAGAACGAACAAGGAACCAAAACATGA